Part of the Woronichinia naegeliana WA131 genome, TTCAATTTGTTTTAACCGTTCTTCATAAAAATAATAATGCTGCATAGCTTTATTCCAGCCCATCGTTTTTTTCCCTATTTAACCTGGACAGAAATTCGAGATTTACCCGATAAAACCAATACCGTCATCATTCAACCCCTGGGAGCGATCGAACAACATGGCCCTCACCTGCCATTGGTCGTGGATGCAGCCCTTAATTTAGGGGTATTAGGTAAAGCTTTGGAAGACTTAGATCAACACATTCCGGCCTATAGTCTTCCTTGTTTATACTATGGCAAGTCTAATGAACATTGGGGTTTTCCCGGTACGATCGCCCTTTCCGCGCAAACAATGTTGTCAATGTTAGGGGAAATAGCCGATAGTCTCTACGTGGCTGGCTTTCGGAAATGGATTTTGTTGAATGGTCACGGTGGTCAGCCCCAGGTCTTGGAAATTGCAGCACGAGACATACACCAAAAATACCCCGATTTTCTGGTTTTTCCTCTCTTTCTCTGGCGGGTTCCTAACCTGGCAGCGGAATTATTAACGCCCATGGAATTAGAATTGGGTATCCATGCTGGTGATGCTGAAACCAGTTTGATGCTTTCCCTGTTACCCGATCAGGTCAAAATGGAGAAAGCGATCAGGGAATATCCTCAGAATTTGCCCTCCCATAGTTGCTTATCAATGGAAGGAAAGTTGCCCTTTGCCTGGTTAACTCAAGAACTGAGTCAAAGTGGTGTTATGGGGGATGCGACCACTGCAACCAAAGAAAAAGGCGATCGCCTCCTAGCGTCCCTGGCTCAGAGTTGGCAACAAGTGATCAAGGATGTCTATGAATTTCAGCAACCGACTTTATCCTAAAAGTTAGGATTAGAAGACATTATCTGGCAAGTATCACTTCGGCTCACCGTCTCTGTTGACTCAACTTAATCTAGCTATTCAGGGCTTAGAAAATGGCAATCTTCATATTCTCCTCAGACAATTGGCGATCGCTTTCTGATTTCAACATTAAGAGTTAATTCGTGATCAAATTCCTGTTCAATGTCTATAATAAGCTTACAAACTATACTATAAGAGGTTCAAATGGTTGTTGCACTGCCAGAGGCGCACTCCGTAACCGCTAAGCCCATCACGGCTGAAGAATACCTTGCCAAGGAAGAATTGGCCGAGGAAAAAAGTGAATTTATTAATGGAGAGATTATCCAAATGGCGGGAGCATCGGCAAATCATAATCTTCTAACGGGGAAAGTTCATGCTCGTTTATTGTTGGCATTAGAAGACTTAGGTTATACCGTTTTTATGAGTGATATGAAGCTCTTGCCGCCTCATTTTAAGAACTATTTTTACCCTGATGTGATGGTGATTAAGGATGAACCTTATTTTACCGATGCGAAACAAACGGCAGTTACCAATCCTTGTTTCATTGCAGAGATATTATCAGCTTCAACGGAAGGATTTGATAAGAATCAGAAATTTAGTTTTTATCGTACTATTCCAGAATTACAAGAATATCTCTTAATTGATCAGTCAGCTTATCGCGTGGAATTGTATCGTAAAGTCGGCGATCGCCAATGGTTATTAACAGAATTATGCGGTCAAGCAGAAGTCATTAGGTTAGAATCTGTAGCAGTAGAAATTACCCTAGCTGATTTGTATAAACGGGTAAATTTTATTGAAACTTTTCAGCCTTAAATTTTAGCATGGCTACCTATCACTGGAATTGGTTAATTTTCTTTGAAGAGGTCGCAACGGGCGGCGAAAAATATTATCAATGGCTCCTGGCGGGGCTGGGTTGGACTGTCGCCACTTCTCTCAGTGCCTGGCTTTTGGCTCTGATCCTAGGAACCGCGATCGGGATTATTCGCACCACTCCGCTCAAAGGATTGCTGATACTAGCAGATGCCTACGTGGAACTCTTTCGCAATATCCCTCTGATCGTGCAAATGTTTTTATGGTTCTTTGTACTGCCGGATATTCTGCCCGACCGTTTGGGAGATTGGATGAAACAGGAAATGCCCCTACCCGAATTTTCGACAGCAGTGCTGAGTTTAGCTTTTTTTACCTCAGCGCGGATTGCAGAACAGGTGAAGGCCGGAATTTTATCGCTGCCAACGGGTCAAAAAGGGGCCGGATTAGCGATCGGTTTTACCCTACCCCAGGTCTATCGTTATGTTCTGTTGCCCGTTGCTTTTCGGATTATGATTCCCCCACTGACCAGCGAGTTTATGAATATTTTTAAAAATTCTTCGGTGGCTTTAACAATTGGTATGTTAGAACTGACCGCAGTGGCTAAACAAATGAATGAATATACCTTTCAAGGTTTTGAAATTTTTACGGTGGTGACGCTGCTCTATATTGCGATCGCCTTAATGGCCAATCGTTTCATGGCTTGGATTGAAAACAAGGTGAGAATTCCAGGCTATTCCCAGGAGCATTAAATACAGATGAATGATTTTGACTTTGAAGTTATTACGCGATCGCTGCCCTATCTCTGGAAGGGAATGCAATATACCCTCACCTTAACCTTAACGGCTATGGCTGGGGGCGTGATTTTTGGCTCCCTATTAGCCCTAGCTAGACTATCGGGAATAACGGTATTAGAGAGGAGCGCGAGTTTGTATGTTAATCTCATGCGTTCCATTCCCTTGGTATTAGTTATCTTTTGGTTTTATTTTCTTGTCCCCTTACTTGGTCAATGGTTAACCGGAGCCGAAAACCCCATCACGGTTGGCCCCGATCAAACAGCACTGATTAGTTTTACCCTATTTGAAATTGCCTACTATTGTGAGATTATTCGCGCTGGCATTCAATCTATTCCCAATGGTCAAACGGCGGCAGCTAAAGCGATCGGTTTTACCTATCCCCAACAAATGCTTTATGTGATTTTGCCCCAGGCTTTTTGGAATATGTTGCCAGTCCTCTTAACTCAAACTATTGTCTTATTTCAGGATACCTCTTTGGTTTATGTTATCTCAGGCACGGACTTTTTAGGAGCGGCCTCGAAAGTGGCTCAACGGGACAGTCGATTGGTGGAAATGTACAGTTTTGTCGCAGTCGTTTATTTTATAATCAGCTTTACTTTATCTAAATGGGTTAAGCATTTCCAACAAAAAATAAGCCTGACTAGATAGTCTTAACAACAAAATGGGTATGGTCTGGGTTTAATTTCGTATAACCCTAACCCACAAGATAACAGATCAGTGATCAAAATTCGATTTTTGTGGTATATTTTTATTCAACTTAAGAGAAATTTTAAAATTAGGGAGCGCAAATTAGATGCAACCTTTAACGGTGACATTTCATCTAGCCGACTCAATTGTAAAGGGGCTTACAGACGGAACATTAGAAAGAGTCGGAGGAATTATCCGTCATGTATCAACGAAGCAAATCGTCGTTTGGTTACGGGAAATTCCTTCACACGCTGTTTCACTGGGAGATCCTTTCACTGGAAGTCTTAATTTATTAGTTTCTGGGGCTAAAACACTTGCGACAATAGAAGGTTTTGCCGATGTTAAAGAGCAAATTAGCGGTGTTTCACAACAAATAATGTCTGTTCAACAAGGATTACAGCAAACTCAAAGTATTCTACAAATTACATCGGCGGCAAGTATTATGAACTTGGGCGTTTCAGTAATGAGTTTTGCTGTGATCACTCACCGTCTTAATGAAATGGAAAAACGTTTAAAGAAAGCAGAAGCTTTGTTAAGTAAAATTAATCGAAAAATTGATCTAGGTTTTTATGCTAACTTCCATGCCGCAGTCAAACTAGCTATTAATGCTTTTAGCATGAATAAAGCCGAAAATCGTATTAGTAGTGCTCACCAAGCGATTAATCGTTTTCTAGAAGCCGAAAAAATATATCAAGATTTGACTGAAAAAGAATTAGATTTACAAAGTCAGATTGCTAATGAATATTTATTGACTTTAGCTTTAGCTTATCTTGCTGAAGTTCGTTGTCATCTGGAACTTGAAGAATATCCAACAGCTTTACAACGTTTTCAGGAAGGCTCACAAGTGCTGAAAGAGCTTATTCAAAGATATGTCGATCTTTTATTAACTAGCAATCCTGCAATTTATCTATCTCCTCAATTTAAAGGGCAAATTGATTTACAAAGGCTTACTAAGATTTATCAGTGGGCTAATCCAAATTTAGATGAAAATGCTGTATTTGAAATGCAACGTGATAATTTTAGTGAACTTATTAAAGATCCTGATAAATGGGTTAAATCTTTACCTCAAGCGATTGTAAGCAAAGAAGAGGTACAAGGATGGATGTTAGTTGGGCCTAGTAATGATGATATCAAAAAAGAGGCTTGTAAACGTCTTCCTCAAGTGCTAGAAGTTGTTGAGTCAATGATTGAAACAGATAGACGATTTGAATCTTATCAGGCAGAAGTAAAAGCTATCCAAAATTTTGGTATCTCTTTTCACGAGTGGATGCGGTTGGAACCGCCAGATCCTCAACCGGAGCAAGCTACTTTTATGTATATTATCCCATTTGACCCCTTGGTAATCGATTAGAAATTTTATTTTAATCGTAATACATAATAATTATTTTGGTTGAATACTTTTTGCTAATTGCGATCACCGCTCTTAATTGGTTAGCTTGACAATTTGTTGCGTTTTTGAAACTATTCTACAAAAATAATGGCAACTTTCATATTAGCATGGGATAATTAGATTTGAGCATAAATACTCAAGGGCAAAAACACTAAGGTGTTTTGAGAGGTAGAAATGTCTAGAAATATGTCTAAGTTATCTTGGCAAAAAGAAAGTTTTACGTTACTATTATCCAGCCTTATTATTTATGGCTTAACTTAAAAACGCCTCAAAAGCACTTTGCTTAGCGTTTATTCAGTTGTATTATCCAGACTTATTTTGTACAGCGTAGAATCACCCTCATGATTGAGCAATCCCTTTTCAAGTTAATGGCGTGATGATTAATATTATGACTTCTCTTCCTCGCTCTTCAGTGTCTTCTGCTTCATCTCTTAACGGCCATTTAACGGCCGATCTAACGCCAGTACTGGCTCTTAAGGAACTGGTGGCGAGTCTATATCGGGAACAAAATAAGATCCAAAATCTGTTAAGTTCTCTCGGATTTGCTCTTCGCAGTTTTAATAATCTTAATCAGTTTTTAGAATTGACCCCCTTGATGGCTGCTAGGGTCACAGATGCTGATGGTAGTGCTTTAATTTTATTTAAAGGGCCAAACAAAATCGCTCTCGAACAAATTCATGGTCAAGTGCAACGTTTAACACGAGAAATTCGACG contains:
- a CDS encoding Uma2 family endonuclease, whose product is MVVALPEAHSVTAKPITAEEYLAKEELAEEKSEFINGEIIQMAGASANHNLLTGKVHARLLLALEDLGYTVFMSDMKLLPPHFKNYFYPDVMVIKDEPYFTDAKQTAVTNPCFIAEILSASTEGFDKNQKFSFYRTIPELQEYLLIDQSAYRVELYRKVGDRQWLLTELCGQAEVIRLESVAVEITLADLYKRVNFIETFQP
- a CDS encoding ABC transporter permease subunit (The N-terminal region of this protein, as described by TIGR01726, is a three transmembrane segment that identifies a subfamily of ABC transporter permease subunits, which specificities that include histidine, arginine, glutamine, glutamate, L-cystine (sic), the opines (in Agrobacterium) octopine and nopaline, etc.), which codes for MNDFDFEVITRSLPYLWKGMQYTLTLTLTAMAGGVIFGSLLALARLSGITVLERSASLYVNLMRSIPLVLVIFWFYFLVPLLGQWLTGAENPITVGPDQTALISFTLFEIAYYCEIIRAGIQSIPNGQTAAAKAIGFTYPQQMLYVILPQAFWNMLPVLLTQTIVLFQDTSLVYVISGTDFLGAASKVAQRDSRLVEMYSFVAVVYFIISFTLSKWVKHFQQKISLTR
- a CDS encoding creatininase family protein; translated protein: MLHSFIPAHRFFPYLTWTEIRDLPDKTNTVIIQPLGAIEQHGPHLPLVVDAALNLGVLGKALEDLDQHIPAYSLPCLYYGKSNEHWGFPGTIALSAQTMLSMLGEIADSLYVAGFRKWILLNGHGGQPQVLEIAARDIHQKYPDFLVFPLFLWRVPNLAAELLTPMELELGIHAGDAETSLMLSLLPDQVKMEKAIREYPQNLPSHSCLSMEGKLPFAWLTQELSQSGVMGDATTATKEKGDRLLASLAQSWQQVIKDVYEFQQPTLS
- a CDS encoding amino acid ABC transporter permease codes for the protein MATYHWNWLIFFEEVATGGEKYYQWLLAGLGWTVATSLSAWLLALILGTAIGIIRTTPLKGLLILADAYVELFRNIPLIVQMFLWFFVLPDILPDRLGDWMKQEMPLPEFSTAVLSLAFFTSARIAEQVKAGILSLPTGQKGAGLAIGFTLPQVYRYVLLPVAFRIMIPPLTSEFMNIFKNSSVALTIGMLELTAVAKQMNEYTFQGFEIFTVVTLLYIAIALMANRFMAWIENKVRIPGYSQEH